Proteins from one Streptomyces sp. NBC_00289 genomic window:
- a CDS encoding ATP-binding protein has protein sequence MDDHGRGPAPRPAGGEAELSGPTPPDPLPYEGVWRFTASAVDASVPQARHAVRDLLHRQGVPVSEDLAQGILLIVSELVTNAVRHAALLSPMLAVEIAVGAEWVRVSVEDNHPYRPTALEADHGRTGGRGLLLVREITREAGGVCDVEHTSSGGKVIWAALPLTSARVP, from the coding sequence ATGGACGATCATGGGCGCGGGCCCGCCCCACGCCCAGCAGGCGGCGAAGCCGAGCTCTCCGGGCCGACGCCGCCTGATCCTCTCCCGTACGAGGGTGTGTGGCGGTTCACCGCCTCCGCCGTCGACGCCTCGGTGCCGCAGGCCCGGCACGCCGTCCGGGACCTGCTGCACCGGCAGGGCGTGCCGGTCTCGGAGGACCTGGCGCAGGGAATCCTGCTGATCGTCTCGGAGCTGGTCACGAACGCCGTCCGGCACGCGGCGCTGCTGTCGCCGATGCTCGCCGTGGAGATCGCCGTCGGCGCCGAGTGGGTGCGGGTGTCCGTGGAGGACAACCACCCCTACCGCCCCACCGCCCTGGAGGCCGACCACGGCCGGACCGGTGGCCGCGGTCTGCTCCTGGTGCGCGAGATCACCCGGGAGGCGGGCGGGGTGTGCGACGTGGAACACACCTCGAGCGGCGGCAAGGTGATCTGGGCCGCCCTGCCGCTCACCTCCGCGCGGGTCCCTTAG
- a CDS encoding HdeD family acid-resistance protein gives MSTKPEGETAKLRRDFGRLAALGVILVVAGLVGLVYTGVATLTSMLLFGWLLLIGGAVGLLHAVQARGSNFFWLGVIVAALNIAAGVVVISRPDAAAETLTMFAALLFLTAGLFRLVGSLVVRGPQFGWTLLLGAFDLLLGILVLADWPSSSQYVIGTFFSLALLFDGLGLIATGFGGRRIVGMVTDRLATDEGTGAAPGQGVPRGGAAEVDQGGTPGRGTAVDQGVTKPVQPE, from the coding sequence ATGTCCACCAAGCCCGAGGGTGAGACGGCGAAACTGCGGCGCGACTTCGGCCGGCTCGCGGCCCTCGGAGTCATCCTGGTCGTGGCCGGTCTGGTGGGACTCGTCTACACCGGGGTCGCGACGCTGACCTCCATGCTCCTGTTCGGCTGGCTGCTGCTGATCGGCGGCGCCGTCGGACTGCTGCACGCCGTCCAGGCCCGGGGCAGCAACTTCTTCTGGCTGGGCGTCATCGTCGCGGCCCTGAACATCGCCGCGGGCGTGGTGGTGATCAGCAGGCCCGACGCGGCCGCCGAGACGCTGACCATGTTCGCCGCCCTGCTGTTCCTCACCGCCGGCCTGTTCCGCCTGGTCGGCAGCCTGGTGGTGCGCGGCCCCCAGTTCGGCTGGACCCTCCTGCTGGGCGCCTTCGACCTCCTGCTCGGCATCCTGGTGCTGGCGGACTGGCCGAGCAGCAGCCAGTACGTCATCGGCACCTTCTTCTCCCTCGCCCTGCTCTTCGACGGGCTCGGCCTGATCGCGACCGGGTTCGGCGGCCGGCGCATCGTCGGGATGGTCACCGACCGCCTGGCCACGGACGAGGGCACGGGAGCGGCGCCCGGACAGGGCGTCCCGCGGGGTGGGGCGGCCGAGGTCGATCAGGGCGGCACACCGGGGCGGGGAACGGCGGTCGATCAGGGCGTCACCAAACCCGTACAACCCGAATAG
- a CDS encoding enoyl-CoA hydratase/isomerase family protein, translated as MEPQLLHGVTDSVATVVVHHPAKRNAMTAAMWRALPPLLDTLAADPDVRALVLTGEGGTFCAGADISTLRGSPQEAQRLAVQAEEALAAFPKPTLAAIRGHCVGGGSQLAAACDLRFAEEGALFGVTPAKLGIVYPASSTRRLVSLVGPAAAKYLLFSGELIDSARALATGLVDEVLPAGGLAPRVAGFTRVLVSRSQLTQAAAKEFANGRTDRDTYWAGQAGGSEDTAEGVGAFLERRQPRFTWTVTDQSVSYEP; from the coding sequence ATGGAGCCCCAGCTGCTGCACGGCGTCACCGACTCGGTGGCCACCGTCGTCGTCCACCATCCGGCCAAGCGCAACGCCATGACGGCCGCGATGTGGCGGGCGCTGCCGCCGCTGCTCGACACGCTGGCGGCCGATCCGGACGTACGGGCCCTGGTGCTGACCGGCGAGGGCGGCACGTTCTGCGCCGGAGCCGACATCTCCACGCTGCGGGGGTCGCCGCAGGAGGCGCAGCGGCTGGCCGTGCAGGCGGAGGAGGCGCTCGCCGCGTTCCCGAAGCCGACGCTGGCGGCGATCCGGGGGCACTGCGTGGGCGGCGGGTCCCAGCTCGCTGCGGCCTGCGATCTGCGGTTCGCGGAGGAGGGCGCGCTGTTCGGGGTGACGCCGGCCAAGCTCGGCATCGTCTATCCGGCGTCCTCGACCCGTCGGCTGGTGTCACTGGTGGGGCCGGCCGCCGCGAAGTACCTGCTCTTCTCGGGCGAGTTGATCGACTCGGCGCGCGCCCTCGCGACGGGCCTGGTGGACGAGGTGCTGCCGGCCGGCGGGCTCGCGCCCCGGGTCGCCGGGTTCACCCGCGTCCTGGTCTCCCGTTCGCAGCTGACCCAGGCCGCGGCGAAGGAGTTCGCGAACGGGCGCACCGACCGCGACACGTACTGGGCCGGCCAGGCCGGCGGCAGCGAGGACACCGCGGAGGGCGTCGGCGCCTTCCTGGAGCGCAGGCAGCCCCGGTTCACCTGGACGGTTACCGACCAGTCGGTATCCTACGAGCCATGA